The following proteins come from a genomic window of Musa acuminata AAA Group cultivar baxijiao chromosome BXJ1-7, Cavendish_Baxijiao_AAA, whole genome shotgun sequence:
- the LOC135680100 gene encoding peroxidase P7-like, translated as MAFFKSFLPLLVMLLLSCSVQGQLLPDFYKSTCPRLQRIVRSATKQAIDKDPRMGAAVLRLFFHDCFVTGCDASVLLDDTPTAVGEKNSAPNFNSLRGYEVIDYIKARVEASCPATVSCADILALAARHSVSVLRGPRWQMPLGRRDARTAASQLEAGANLPPAGMEVPGLIGIFASKGLDAKDMVALSGAHTIGETRCGVYRSRIYNDNNVDPNFAAIRKNNCPPFGDDNKWTPLDLQTPTRFDNKYYRNLLGGRGILHSDQALYSGGPADSLVKLYSANNSAFFADFALAMTKMGNISPLTGANGEIRLNCRKPN; from the exons ATGGCGTTCTTCAAGAGCTTCTTGCCTCTCCTCGTCATGCTGCTGCTCTCCTGCAGCGTCCAGGGCCAATTATTGCCCGACTTCTACAAGAGCACCTGCCCAAGACTCCAGCGAATTGTGAGATCGGCCACGAAACAGGCCATCGATAAGGATCCCAGAATGGGGGCCGCCGTGCTCCGCCTCTTCTTCCACGACTGCTTCGTCACC GGCTGCGATGCGTCGGTGCTTCTGGATGACACACCCACCGCCGTGGGCGAGAAGAATTCGGCTCCCAACTTCAACTCTCTCCGCGGCTACGAGGTTATCGACTACATCAAAGCGCGCGTCGAAGCATCTTGCCCGGCGACCGTGTCGTGCGCCGACATCCTCGCCCTCGCAGCTCGTCACAGTGTTTCAGTG CTCCGTGGACCAAGGTGGCAGATGCCGCTGGGTCGCAGGGACGCAAGGACGGCGGCGAGCCAGTTGGAGGCCGGCGCCAACCTTCCCCCTGCCGGCATGGAAGTCCCAGGCCTCATCGGTATATTCGCGTCCAAGGGACTCGACGCCAAGGACATGGTCGCGCTCTCCGGCGCCCACACCATCGGCGAAACGCGGTGCGGCGTCTACCGCTCACGCATCTACAACGACAACAACGTCGACCCCAACTTCGCTGCCATCCGCAAGAACAACTGCCCGCCTTTTGGCGACGACAACAAGTGGACGCCGCTCGACCTGCAGACGCCGACGCGCTTCGACAACAAGTACTACAGGAACCTCCTGGGTGGGCGCGGGATTCTGCACTCGGACCAGGCGCTCTACAGTGGCGGACCGGCTGATAGTCTGGTGAAGTTATACAGCGCCAACAATTCCGCCTTCTTCGCCGACTTTGCGCTGGCAATGACGAAGATGGGGAACATTAGCCCTCTTACGGGAGCCAACGGGGAGATCAGATTGAACTGCAGGAAGCCAAACTGA